In one window of Episyrphus balteatus chromosome 3, idEpiBalt1.1, whole genome shotgun sequence DNA:
- the LOC129914673 gene encoding 60S ribosome subunit biogenesis protein NIP7 homolog has protein sequence MKRLSDERAKILFEKLSKYVGNNVKQLIDRPDGTYCFREHRDRVYYVSERILKLSECMGQERLICVGTCFGKFSKTNKLKFHITALYYLAPYAQYKVWVKPSFEQQFLYGNHIPKNGLGRITENTGQYQGVVVYSMNDLPLGFGVTARSTTECKTADPLVNVCFHQSDIGEYIRSEDTLF, from the exons ATGAAGCGATTAAGTGATGAAAGAGCTAAAATTCTCTTCGAAAAACTTTCCAAATA cgTCGGCAACAATGTTAAACAACTAATTGACCGTCCAGATGGAACATACTGCTTCCGTGAACATCGAGATCGTGTTTATTATGTCTCCGAGCGAATTCTCAAGCTCTCCGAATGCATGGGCCAAGAGCGCTTAATTTGCGTTGGAACATGCTTTGGCAAATTCTCAAAAACCAACAAACTTAAGTTCCACATCACTGCTTTATATTATTTGGCTCCTTATGCTCAATACAAAGTTTGGGTTAAGCCTTCCTTCGAACAACAGTTTCTCTATGGAAATCACATTCCAAAGAACGGATTGGGTCGTATTACAGAAAACACTGGCCAATATCAAGGAGTTGTTGTTTATTCAATGAACGACTTGCCACTTGGATTCGGTGTGACTGCGAGATCAACGACGGAATGTAAAACGGCTGATCCACTTGTGAATGTTTGCTTCCATCAATCGGATATTGGAGAGTATATTCGATCAGAAGATACACTCTTCTGA